A genomic segment from Bradyrhizobium sp. CB1015 encodes:
- a CDS encoding patatin-like phospholipase family protein has product MSTQDNSQDKKFDLPGQVVLVLQGGGALGSYQAGVYQALHEAGIEPDWIIGTSIGAINASLIAGNAPEHRLARLREFWKRMEQQPVWDWRTAFPGFNEKLAYWSTVTHGIAGFFRPNPLAHAGDSYPLGADHAGYYSTAPLEKTLSELVDFDLANRCAPRLTVGAAHVGTSEMRYFDSRDGELTVKHVMASGALPPAFPAVRIDGELYWDGGILSNTPTEAVFDDNPRRNSLIFSVHLWNPVGPEPTTMAEVLNRHKDVQYSSRIASQIARQQQAHRLRHVINQLAARLSDSERNDPAVTELMSYGCSTRMHVVRLLAPQLERETHTKDIDFSPSGITRRWHAGYAHTKSVLARKPWIGEFDPLAGVVLHEHMDEMPMAAE; this is encoded by the coding sequence ATGAGCACGCAGGACAATTCGCAGGACAAGAAGTTCGACCTGCCGGGGCAGGTCGTGCTCGTGCTTCAGGGCGGCGGCGCGCTCGGCTCGTACCAGGCCGGGGTCTACCAGGCCTTGCACGAAGCCGGCATCGAGCCGGACTGGATCATCGGCACCTCGATCGGTGCGATCAATGCGAGCCTCATCGCCGGCAACGCGCCCGAGCACCGGCTGGCGCGCTTGCGGGAGTTCTGGAAGCGGATGGAGCAGCAGCCGGTCTGGGACTGGCGCACCGCGTTTCCCGGCTTCAACGAGAAGCTGGCCTATTGGTCGACCGTGACCCACGGCATTGCCGGTTTCTTCCGGCCCAATCCGCTGGCCCATGCCGGCGATTCCTATCCGCTGGGCGCCGATCACGCCGGCTATTATTCGACCGCGCCGCTGGAGAAGACGCTGAGCGAGCTCGTCGATTTCGATCTGGCCAATCGCTGCGCACCGCGCCTGACGGTCGGTGCGGCTCATGTCGGCACCAGCGAAATGCGCTATTTCGACAGCCGCGACGGCGAGCTGACGGTGAAGCATGTGATGGCGTCGGGCGCACTGCCGCCGGCTTTCCCCGCCGTGCGCATCGACGGCGAGCTCTATTGGGACGGCGGCATCCTGTCGAACACGCCGACCGAAGCGGTGTTCGACGACAATCCACGCAGGAACTCGCTGATCTTCTCCGTGCATCTGTGGAATCCGGTCGGGCCGGAGCCGACCACGATGGCGGAGGTGCTGAACCGGCACAAGGACGTGCAATATTCCAGCCGCATCGCCAGCCAGATCGCGCGCCAGCAGCAGGCCCATCGCCTGCGCCACGTCATCAACCAGCTCGCGGCGCGGCTTTCCGACAGCGAGCGCAACGATCCCGCGGTGACGGAGCTGATGAGCTACGGCTGCTCGACCCGCATGCATGTGGTGCGGCTGCTGGCGCCGCAGCTCGAACGCGAAACCCATACCAAGGATATCGACTTCAGTCCGTCCGGGATCACGCGGCGCTGGCACGCCGGCTATGCGCACACGAAGTCGGTGCTGGCGCGCAAGCCCTGGATCGGCGAATTCGACCCGCTCGCCGGCGTTGTGCTGCACGAGCATATGGACGAGATGCCGATGGCGGCGGAGTGA
- a CDS encoding cation-translocating P-type ATPase — translation MQVTRDFSHYVRDAGEGLRHIDLAVEGVHCAGCMAKIERGLSAIPDVTLARVNLTDRRVALEWKAGTLEPGRFIDRLEELGYKAYPFETESAEVAEVAESRFLLRCLGVAAFATMNVMMLSIPVWSGNVSDMLPEQRDFFHWLSALIALPAAAYAGQPFFRSAWRALSAKTTNMDVPISIGVILALGMSVVETIHHAEHAYFDAAIMLLTFLLVGRFLDQNMRRRTRAVAGNLAALKAETAAKFVGPDEISQVPVAAIHPGDIVLLRPGERCAVDGTVIEGRSEIDQSLITGETLYVTAEQGTPVYAGSMNISGSLRVRVSAASEATLLAEITRLLDNALQARSRYMRLADRASRLYAPVVHATALLTILGWVVAGASWHDAIVTGVAVLIITCPCALGLAIPTVQTVASGAMFRAGVLLNAGDAIERLAEADHVIFDKTGTLTLPELQVMNAADIPADVFELAGRLALSSHHPVAAAVAQAAGAKSPILSAVEEAGQGVRAAVDGVELRLGRPSFCGAEALVGVAALDPEASIVAFSKGSERFILSVRQGLRPDAKAVIAALKARNIGVEILSGDREQAVKAAAHALGIPEWRAGVTPADKIARIEELKRRGAKVLMVGDGMNDAPSLAAAHVSMSPISAAHLSQATADLVFLGRPLAPVVAAIDASRKALHLMRQNLWLAIGYNVLAVPVAISGVVTPLIAAAAMSGSSILVMLNSLRARSASREIV, via the coding sequence ATGCAGGTCACGCGCGATTTCTCTCATTACGTCCGCGATGCGGGCGAGGGCCTCCGCCACATCGATCTCGCCGTCGAGGGCGTTCACTGCGCCGGCTGCATGGCCAAGATCGAGCGCGGGCTCTCGGCCATCCCCGACGTCACGCTGGCGCGTGTCAACCTGACCGACCGCCGCGTCGCGCTGGAATGGAAGGCGGGCACGCTCGAGCCCGGCCGCTTCATCGATCGCCTCGAGGAGCTCGGCTACAAGGCCTATCCGTTCGAGACCGAGAGCGCGGAGGTCGCCGAGGTCGCCGAATCCCGCTTCCTGCTGCGCTGCCTGGGCGTTGCGGCCTTCGCCACCATGAACGTGATGATGCTGTCGATCCCGGTGTGGTCGGGCAACGTCTCGGACATGCTGCCGGAGCAGCGCGATTTCTTCCACTGGCTGTCGGCGCTGATCGCGCTGCCGGCGGCGGCCTATGCCGGCCAGCCGTTCTTCCGTTCGGCCTGGCGCGCGCTGTCGGCCAAGACCACCAACATGGACGTGCCGATCTCGATCGGCGTGATCCTGGCGCTCGGCATGTCCGTGGTCGAGACCATCCATCACGCCGAGCATGCTTATTTCGACGCGGCGATCATGCTGCTGACCTTCCTGCTGGTCGGCCGCTTCCTCGACCAGAACATGCGGCGGCGGACCCGCGCGGTCGCCGGCAATCTCGCCGCGCTGAAGGCGGAGACGGCGGCGAAGTTCGTCGGGCCCGACGAGATCTCTCAGGTGCCGGTCGCGGCCATCCATCCCGGCGACATCGTGCTGCTCAGGCCGGGCGAGCGCTGCGCGGTCGACGGCACCGTGATCGAAGGGCGTTCGGAGATCGACCAGAGCCTGATCACCGGGGAGACGCTCTATGTCACGGCCGAGCAGGGCACGCCGGTCTATGCCGGATCGATGAACATCTCCGGCAGCTTGCGGGTGCGGGTCTCGGCGGCCTCCGAGGCGACGCTGCTCGCCGAGATCACGCGGCTGCTCGACAATGCGCTCCAGGCCCGCTCGCGCTACATGCGGCTCGCCGATCGGGCCTCGCGGCTCTATGCGCCGGTGGTGCACGCGACCGCGCTTCTGACCATCCTCGGCTGGGTCGTCGCCGGTGCGAGCTGGCACGACGCGATCGTGACCGGCGTTGCCGTGCTGATCATCACCTGTCCCTGCGCGCTCGGTCTCGCCATCCCGACGGTGCAGACGGTGGCCTCGGGCGCGATGTTCAGGGCGGGTGTGCTGCTCAATGCGGGTGATGCGATCGAGCGGCTGGCCGAAGCCGATCATGTCATCTTCGACAAGACCGGCACGCTGACGCTTCCCGAACTCCAGGTGATGAATGCTGCCGACATCCCCGCCGATGTTTTCGAGCTCGCCGGCCGGCTCGCGCTGTCGAGCCATCATCCGGTGGCCGCCGCCGTCGCTCAAGCCGCCGGTGCGAAGTCTCCGATCCTGAGTGCGGTGGAGGAGGCCGGGCAGGGGGTCCGTGCGGCCGTCGACGGCGTCGAACTTCGCCTCGGCCGTCCCTCCTTCTGCGGTGCCGAGGCGCTGGTCGGCGTCGCCGCGCTCGATCCCGAGGCCTCCATCGTGGCTTTCAGCAAAGGCAGCGAAAGGTTCATCCTCTCGGTTCGCCAGGGCCTGCGACCCGATGCCAAGGCAGTGATCGCGGCGCTGAAGGCGCGCAACATCGGCGTCGAAATTCTCTCCGGCGATCGCGAGCAGGCCGTGAAGGCGGCGGCGCATGCACTCGGCATTCCCGAATGGCGCGCCGGCGTCACGCCGGCCGACAAGATCGCGCGGATCGAAGAATTGAAGCGGCGCGGCGCGAAAGTGCTGATGGTCGGCGACGGCATGAACGATGCGCCCTCGCTCGCGGCGGCCCATGTCTCGATGTCGCCGATCTCGGCCGCGCATCTCAGCCAGGCCACTGCCGATCTCGTCTTCCTCGGTCGGCCGCTGGCGCCGGTGGTTGCCGCCATCGATGCCTCGCGCAAGGCGCTGCATCTGATGCGGCAGAATCTCTGGCTTGCGATCGGCTACAATGTGCTCGCGGTGCCGGTTGCGATCAGCGGCGTCGTGACGCCCCTGATCGCGGCTGCCGCGATGAGCGGATCGTCGATCCTGGTGATGCTGAACTCGCTGCGCGCCCGCAGCGCCTCGCGGGAGATCGTGTGA
- a CDS encoding cupin domain-containing protein, producing the protein MSSHLTMSRVVWTSAVVLGALTFATPVFAGECPAGKTRPNAQQMVDYKPVGVTDVTLGTIDLGKQPAHIEGRELRFRKLTIAPGGIVPWHSHDDRPALIFVQQGEIVEYASNCVDPIVHKAGDIRPEVYGTSHWWKNLGKETVILYVGDVRKDPNDKHM; encoded by the coding sequence ATGTCTAGCCATCTCACAATGTCGCGCGTGGTTTGGACGAGCGCTGTCGTTCTCGGCGCGCTGACATTTGCGACGCCGGTCTTCGCCGGCGAATGTCCGGCCGGCAAGACCAGGCCGAACGCGCAGCAGATGGTCGACTACAAGCCCGTCGGCGTCACCGACGTGACGCTCGGCACGATCGACCTCGGCAAGCAGCCCGCCCATATCGAGGGCCGCGAGCTGCGCTTCCGCAAGCTGACCATCGCGCCCGGCGGCATCGTGCCCTGGCACAGCCATGACGACCGTCCCGCGCTGATCTTCGTGCAGCAGGGCGAGATCGTCGAATACGCCTCCAACTGCGTCGACCCGATCGTGCACAAGGCCGGCGACATCCGCCCCGAAGTCTACGGCACCTCGCATTGGTGGAAGAACCTCGGCAAGGAGACGGTCATTCTCTATGTCGGCGATGTCCGCAAGGATCCCAACGACAAACATATGTAA
- a CDS encoding MFS transporter: MTDLSAHIKPTAMTMDAHSPGLALRSLVIGLTAFLTVVDLFATQAILPSLTRHYGVTPAAMGFAVNASTFGMAAASLVVGFFSPRIDRRTGILLSLALLAVPTSLLAVAPNLAVFTALRVAQGLCMASAFALTLAYLGEQCSAMDAGGAFAAYITGNVASNFVGRLISAAVADGLGLAWNFYLFAALNLAGAALVYFTVNRVRPMHATMPATSPLAATIAHWRNPQLRAAFGIGFCILFAFIGTFTYVNFVLVRPPLSLGMMDLGLVYFVFLPSVVTTLLAGKVAARLGTRPTIWGALTVAGLGLPLMLAPHLGEVLAGMVLVGVGTFFAQAAATGFVGQAAADNRGIASGTYLACYFCGGLVGTAVLGRLFDSFGWQACIWGVGAALALAALLTFALKR, translated from the coding sequence ATGACTGATCTGTCAGCACATATCAAACCGACCGCCATGACGATGGATGCGCATTCCCCCGGCCTCGCGCTGCGCTCGCTCGTGATCGGCCTCACCGCATTCCTGACGGTCGTCGATCTCTTCGCGACTCAGGCGATCCTGCCCTCGCTGACGCGGCACTACGGCGTTACACCCGCGGCAATGGGCTTTGCCGTCAACGCCAGCACCTTTGGCATGGCCGCAGCCAGCCTCGTGGTCGGCTTCTTCAGTCCGCGTATCGACCGGCGAACCGGCATCCTGCTGAGCCTCGCTCTGCTTGCGGTCCCCACCAGCCTGCTTGCTGTCGCACCCAATCTTGCCGTCTTCACCGCCCTGCGGGTCGCGCAGGGCCTGTGCATGGCATCCGCCTTCGCGCTCACCCTCGCCTATCTCGGCGAGCAATGCAGCGCGATGGACGCCGGCGGCGCCTTTGCCGCCTACATCACCGGCAATGTCGCCAGCAACTTCGTCGGCCGGCTGATCTCGGCGGCGGTCGCCGATGGCCTCGGCCTCGCCTGGAATTTCTATCTGTTCGCGGCGCTCAATCTTGCCGGCGCGGCGCTGGTCTACTTCACCGTCAACCGCGTGCGGCCGATGCATGCGACGATGCCGGCGACTTCGCCGCTTGCCGCCACCATCGCACATTGGCGCAATCCGCAGCTGCGCGCCGCTTTCGGCATCGGCTTCTGCATCCTGTTCGCCTTCATCGGCACCTTCACCTACGTCAATTTCGTGCTGGTGCGGCCGCCGCTGTCACTCGGCATGATGGATCTCGGCCTCGTCTATTTCGTCTTCCTGCCCTCTGTCGTCACGACGCTTCTCGCCGGCAAGGTGGCGGCACGGCTGGGAACGCGGCCCACGATCTGGGGCGCGCTCACTGTTGCCGGGCTCGGCCTGCCCTTGATGCTGGCGCCGCATCTCGGCGAGGTGCTCGCCGGCATGGTCCTGGTCGGCGTCGGCACGTTCTTCGCACAGGCCGCCGCGACGGGTTTCGTCGGGCAGGCCGCAGCCGACAATCGCGGCATCGCCAGCGGGACCTATCTCGCGTGCTATTTCTGCGGCGGGCTGGTCGGTACGGCCGTGCTCGGCCGCCTGTTCGACAGCTTCGGCTGGCAGGCCTGCATCTGGGGTGTCGGGGCCGCCCTCGCGCTGGCGGCCTTGCTCACTTTCGCCCTGAAACGCTAA
- a CDS encoding peroxiredoxin-like family protein, whose protein sequence is MMSLSPADTEQLRLAFQRCRDMDGTLNEQLRAYADASRKVFPAYGEAVDRLVARLNGNGGGETAPRPGDPMPPFMLPDEEGRLVSLPALLERGPLAVMFFRGHWCPYCRLNVRAVVQALDRIKAMGAQVVAIMPETQEYTGQLKAESGAPFPILTDLDNGYALSLNLAIWLGAEIQQLLSYQDMAKFHGNDGWMLPIPAVFVVGRDGIVKARFVDPDFRKRMEIDDLIEALERASREN, encoded by the coding sequence ATGATGTCTCTCTCGCCAGCCGACACCGAACAGCTCAGGCTCGCGTTCCAGCGCTGCCGCGACATGGACGGCACGCTGAACGAACAGCTCCGCGCCTATGCTGATGCCAGCCGCAAGGTCTTTCCGGCCTATGGCGAGGCGGTCGATCGCCTGGTCGCGCGATTGAACGGCAACGGCGGTGGCGAGACGGCGCCGCGGCCGGGCGATCCGATGCCGCCGTTCATGCTGCCCGACGAGGAGGGACGTCTCGTGTCGCTGCCCGCGCTGCTGGAGCGCGGCCCCCTCGCGGTGATGTTCTTCCGCGGCCATTGGTGTCCCTATTGCCGGCTCAATGTCCGCGCCGTGGTCCAGGCGCTGGACCGCATCAAGGCGATGGGGGCGCAGGTCGTCGCGATCATGCCGGAGACGCAGGAATATACCGGGCAGCTCAAGGCCGAATCCGGCGCGCCGTTTCCGATCCTGACGGATCTCGACAACGGCTATGCGCTGTCGCTCAACCTCGCGATCTGGCTCGGCGCCGAGATCCAGCAATTGCTGTCCTATCAGGACATGGCGAAATTCCACGGCAATGACGGCTGGATGCTGCCGATCCCCGCCGTGTTCGTGGTCGGACGCGACGGCATCGTGAAGGCCCGTTTCGTCGATCCGGATTTCCGCAAGCGCATGGAGATCGACGATCTGATCGAAGCGCTGGAGCGCGCGAGCCGGGAGAATTGA
- the ccoS gene encoding cbb3-type cytochrome oxidase assembly protein CcoS, with translation MEILVILVPLALMLGGAGLVAFLWSLRSGQYDDLDGAAWRAIADDEPPQEAPAKR, from the coding sequence ATGGAGATCCTGGTCATCCTGGTCCCGCTCGCCTTGATGCTCGGAGGTGCCGGTCTCGTCGCCTTCCTCTGGTCGCTCAGGAGCGGCCAGTACGACGATCTCGACGGCGCCGCCTGGCGCGCGATCGCGGACGACGAGCCGCCGCAGGAAGCGCCGGCGAAACGTTAG
- a CDS encoding LysR family transcriptional regulator yields MEMHQVRYFLAVAQLLNFTRAAEECNVTQPSLTRAIKQLEAELGGDLFRRERPAAQLTELGQRMHPLLKQCYDAAIGARSLASSFKSGEIGALRIALTHSIDLALLIPHLNEIKRQFNRLEFRFLRGSGREVGDFLKKGEAELGIAAEIDQAWDRLDVWPLFTESFELVVSDGHRLAGRSSIELDDLRSELLLSRTFCEHARRISASLREHGIDIEQGHEVSNERDLIELVEADLGIAMVPHTSPVPERLTRAAVTGLDARRTVNLYGVAGRQRTAVGNAVMRMLRGADWREIAG; encoded by the coding sequence ATGGAAATGCACCAGGTCCGCTATTTCCTCGCGGTGGCGCAGCTCTTGAACTTCACGCGCGCGGCCGAGGAGTGCAACGTCACGCAGCCGTCGCTGACGCGCGCGATCAAGCAGCTCGAGGCCGAGCTTGGCGGCGACCTGTTCCGCCGCGAACGCCCCGCCGCGCAACTGACAGAGCTCGGCCAGCGCATGCATCCGCTTCTGAAACAGTGCTATGACGCGGCCATCGGTGCCCGCTCGCTCGCCTCCTCGTTCAAGAGCGGAGAAATCGGCGCGCTGCGCATTGCGCTGACGCATTCGATCGACCTCGCTTTGCTGATTCCGCATCTCAACGAGATCAAGCGGCAGTTCAACCGGCTTGAATTCCGCTTCCTGCGCGGCTCGGGCCGGGAGGTCGGCGACTTCCTGAAGAAGGGCGAAGCCGAGCTCGGCATCGCAGCCGAGATCGACCAGGCCTGGGACCGGCTGGATGTCTGGCCGCTGTTCACCGAGAGCTTCGAGCTCGTCGTCAGCGACGGACACCGCCTGGCCGGCCGCAGCTCGATCGAGCTAGATGACTTGCGATCGGAGCTGCTGCTGAGCCGAACCTTCTGCGAGCACGCGCGCCGCATCTCTGCGAGCCTGCGCGAGCACGGCATCGACATCGAACAGGGTCATGAGGTCTCGAACGAGCGCGACTTGATCGAGCTGGTCGAGGCCGACCTGGGCATCGCCATGGTGCCGCACACCTCGCCCGTGCCGGAGCGGCTGACCCGCGCCGCAGTCACGGGGCTGGACGCCCGCCGCACCGTCAACCTCTATGGGGTCGCCGGCCGGCAACGCACCGCGGTGGGCAATGCCGTGATGCGCATGCTGCGTGGCGCCGACTGGCGCGAGATCGCGGGGTAG